TGGCATCGACAGGGTAACTTTAAACGAATATCTCATTTACCTAAGAGAAGCTGGTCTTGTAAATCTGGTTAAGCCGGCAGGAACGGGAAACAAACCAATAAGGAAATCAGAGAAACTACTTCTGAACAATACAAACATCCAATATGCAATTGCTAATAAAATCGATATAGGGACCGCCCGTGAGGTCTTTTTCATAAACCAGCTGACCAACTACTTCAGAATGCAGGACAACTTTCTGCCTGTAACAGTGGAGTACGCCACTTCCGGCGACTATATTGCTGACGGAACCACCTTCGAAATTGGCGGTAAAAAGAAAAGTTTTGATCAGATCAAAGACATGAACAATAGCTATGTAGTATCAGACGATATCGAAATAGGTCATGGCAACCGAATACCTTTATGGCTGTTCGGCATGATGTATTAACTCAAGTTTCGCATCTTGATATAGTGCGATAACTTGTTGTTATAGCTAGGATAACAATAGAAAAAGTCTCACATAGATGGTATATTGATTTTCCAATAACAATCTCAAGTTTCGCACCTTTGAAACATCAGATTCTGTATTGAAAGCCTTACCATTTCCTGTATTCCAGCCAATTTATTCATAAAAACTGTAAATGTTTCCTTTGCTCCATCAATTATTGATAATAATCGGTTTATGAATTTTTCCATAAACGCCAGAATATTCAGTTCTTCGACCTCATAACGCAGACCCTCATACAGACTGCCTTTGTGACGGAAATCACCATTTATCCGTTCCATATAGCTCAGGATGATAAACCTAACGAGCGATAGTGTTAGGAAGCAAATAGTAGCCTCAAAGGTTCTGGATTGATTTTTCCCAAAGAAAAGCTTGCTCTTGGCATCTTTAAACAACACTTCTACTGCCCAACGCTGACCATAGGTTTCAATTATTTTTGCCGATGTCAAAGATGTATCCGTAGACAGTAGAATAATAGGCTTCTTTGATTTACTTTTCTCAGATGGCTGACAGAAGACCAGCTTAACCAGAGTTGAACCGAAAAAAGCATTGATGGAAGATACAGACACCCGATCTTTGCCAATTGTTACTGTTGCCTTAATCAAATCTGGAACAACACATTCCCATAAGCGTTTGGTTGAGTATACCTTGCCATTTACAGCAACAGTCAATGTCGGTGTAGTTTTAAGCATGGCAATCACGTCATAGCCTATCTCATTATAAATTGACGACACCAGCCTCGGCATACAGTACCAGCTGTCAAACAGAACAGCCCCAGCATCCAGACCTTCTGTTTCGCCCGTTTAAGCATTTCCTTTACCAGTGTTGGTTTGTCTTTTACTGCTTCCTGTCGACGATGCCACGCCAGCATCCGCTTATCCATTTCAATTTCTGTCGATTGTTTGAATACTTTTCTGCTGCTTCGCTGCAAAGCAAAATCTACAGGGACAAATGACGCACGATCACTCCAGCCAAGCACAACAGCACTGAAGCCTTTCACGCTTTTACCTTTGCTATGGTCAAACACCCATGATACTTCTTCTATCTTTTTGCCGGCTTTCTGAATTACTGTGTCATCAATTACAAGAACACGCTGCTGCCAGCTGCTGAATGATTTGAAATATCTGATCACATTAAGCGATATATCCATCATAAAACGCCGCCAATTGATACTTGTACGTGTACTTAAACGATAAAAAACATCTTTACCGCCTAAATCAAATAGACTGTTCCGGCAATGGGAAACAAAATGGTGAACGCTCTTACCGAGAAAAGTCAGAAAAACTAAAGCCACAAGAATCGAAAACGGCTCGACGCCCTGATTCTTTGAAATACCGCACCTATAGGCAATTGTACGCAGTTGCAAAGCCTTCATTACTCGGAATATCTCAAATTCTTTCCACAATGCCGCTTGTATTTCAGACTGCCATGATTTATTCTCAAGCATAGAAAAAGTCTCCTTGATGTAATTGTTATTGGAAAATCAATATACCATCTATGTGAGACTTTTTCTATTGTTATCCTAGCTATAACAACAAGTTATCGCACTATATCAAGATGCGAAACTTGAGTAAGTAAAAAGAGAAAAATAGCAGACAAAAACGGATGGGGGTATAAAGCCCCGGGCTGCCTGGATAAGCAAGCCGTTCATTGCTCCTGTTTAATGTGTAAGTCACGTAAAATGAAAGGGGTAGGAGATAAAAAGAAAATGAATATTTCGAATTTGAAAAAAATACAGTCCTGCTGATATAAACTATCTTCATGATAAAGGGCTTATTTAAAAAAGGAGTAATTAATATTGGAAAACATAGATACTGCTCTCATCTTGAGCTTTTTTTTAATTGTAATTCTTAAAAGTATTGATGTAACTCTTGATACTATAAGACTTATATTTGTGAGCAAAGGACTTAAAAAAGTAGCTCCATTTATGGGGATACTATCCTCAGCTGTCAATATTTCGGCACTTGGGATAGTTTTTTATAATGGTTCAATTTCTCCTGTTAATATATTTGCGTATGCTTCAGGCTTTGGGTTAGGAAGTTATATCGGCCTAATTATTGAAGAAAGGATATCTCTTGGTTTCTGTATGGTAAGAGTTATAACACAGGAGAGAGATGGTCTAGCCCTAGTTAAATATTTAAGAAGGCTCAAACTTGGGGTTACATATGTTGATGCAAAAGGGAGACAGGGGACAAATGTCCATATTGTATTAACAATAATTAGAAAAAGAAAACTGAAAAAAGTTTTAAGGGCAGTTACAAGATGTAATCCTAAGGCGTTTTATTCAGTTGAAGATATACGCAGTGTACAACAGGTGATTTAGGAATTAGATATGGCTGAGATAATAGCACAAACAGGGATATTTATTTTTGGGGGGCTTTCTATATGGCTTGTGGGTCGTACAGAGAGTTGGAGGAAGTGGGGTTTTTTAGCAGGGCTGATATCGCAACCATTTTTCCTGTACACAGCTTATCAGCACAAACAGATAGGCCTTTTCCTAATAGGGTTATGGTACACCTATTCTTGGGTTCAAGGAGTGTATAACTATATTTATACTCCTTATAAACTAAACAAACAAAAGGCAGGAAATAATGAGTGAATTTGTTATTGAAACAGAAAATGAGACAAAGCAGCAGGAATACAGTAAGTTTTTCCATGGAAAAGTTAAGATTGTAAAACCTGAACATGAAATAAAAGAGGTTGATTCAGACTATCAGACAGTAATTAATGTAAAAAACACTTAGAAATCCAGCTAAGCTGTCTTAATTCGTCGGTTCACTATATTCATAGTTGATATACTGCTGTAAGTATATTAAATCCCAATCTATGACTGGCATAGTCCATTTTTTTTCGATGCCTAAAATAGCTAGCCATGACCTTAGCGCCAGCTTTCCTGCCGCTTCACCATTAATTGAGATTTTTTCTGATTATGGAAGTAGATCTCCTATGATTTTGATAAGCCTGTCTGTCACCAGCATTAGCAATCTGGAGTCAATTACTCCTAACTGCTCATGCATAAAGCCTATTGAATAAGCCTAATTTACAGCATCAGTCAGGGATAGATGTACCGTCTAATATACCATCTAAAGTACCATCTGTTTAAGTGGAAAATCTCTCATGCGCCATCAAATAATACAACACACAGCAAATGCACACGTTGTAAAAAACAAATAGATGTTTATCTTCGTGTCATTTAAACACATAACTTTTGCAAAAATGAATTTGCAAAAGTTATACAAAAATTGCGTATAGGGATATTTTTTGCAAAAGTCTTTGCATTTGCGGAACACTGGTGTCGCTGAAATCAATAATTAATCTTTTAAAATTAAAGGTTAATAAAGGTTGCCAAAGCGTAGAAAATGATGAAATCAAGAAAGCCACAAAAAGGAATTGGGATATTCCGTAGTATAAAGCCAAGAAGTAAGACATGACGTATTCGATGAGAAACTGTAATTTAGAAGCAAGCAGACTTATATAGGGCTGTGAACCAT
This window of the Denitrovibrio acetiphilus DSM 12809 genome carries:
- a CDS encoding DUF2179 domain-containing protein; this translates as MENIDTALILSFFLIVILKSIDVTLDTIRLIFVSKGLKKVAPFMGILSSAVNISALGIVFYNGSISPVNIFAYASGFGLGSYIGLIIEERISLGFCMVRVITQERDGLALVKYLRRLKLGVTYVDAKGRQGTNVHIVLTIIRKRKLKKVLRAVTRCNPKAFYSVEDIRSVQQVI